A window of Enterobacter ludwigii genomic DNA:
ACAAAGTACAGAGTACGCAGGCCCAGGATAGCAAACATCATGGCACTATAGACGATAAGCGGTTCACGACTGACGGCAATGATTGCCGGTACCGAGTCAAACGCGAACATTACGTCCGAGAGTTCAACCACAGCCACACACAGGAACAGCGGGGTCGCATACAGCGCCGCTTTTTTACCACGGCCAATGGTGACATCGCTGTTTTCTGGTTTCGCCAGTTCAGCATCCACTTCCTTCTGGTTAAGCAGGAAGGCATGCCCTCTGAGCTTCGGCCAGATAGGGAAGAAGCGTTTAACCATGCGGTAAGCCAGATGCTGGGAGTAATCCTCAATTTCATCATCGTCATCACCGCTTTTAAGCATCATGACCGCTGTCCAGGCAACGATAATAGCGAAGACAACTTCAACATACGGCCCCAGACTCAGCAGGCTCGTACCGATGGCGACAAAGATGCCCCTGAAGACAATGGCACCAATGATCCCCCAGTAGAGAACACGGTGGCGATAACGATCCGGAACGGCGAACCAGGAGAAGATGGCCATCATGACGAACAGGTTATCGACCGACAGCACTTTCTCCAGCGCATAACCCGTGACAAACAGACTGGCAACCTCAGCACCGTGGTGGATATAGAGGAAACCGGCAAATGCCATCGCAACCACAACCCAGAATACGGACCAGAGCGCCGCACTCTTCAGCGAAATAGGCTTGTCATCACGGTGCATAAACAGGTCAATAAAGATGGCACCGACTGAAAGCGCAATAAAAACAATGACCGTTTCAGTCGGGAAGCCGATGTGTGTGGAAACCATATTTTACCCTTAGGGATGTGGATCAGAGGCCAAATTCAGCCGGGTCGAAGCCCAACGCGATAGCGATCTCGCGGGAGGCCAGTTTCTCGTCCTGATCGAAGTTACCGTCACTTTTCGCAACGGCAATACCAACACGTAAGGCCAGCTGAGCGGCCTCAGGCTGATCTTTCAGCGCCAGGATGTATTTCATGGTTTCGCCCTTGCCGATTTCAACATCGAAATCGAAGCTTGAAACCAGTTTATTGAAGAACTCAATCACCTCATTGGTATCGAAGACCTTCAGCTCTTCTGAAGAGCGCAGAAAGCCCATCATTTTCTGCTTTTCTTCCGAACTTACGCCGTCACTCGATACGGCAATACGGGCACATACAGCAACGGTGCCCTGCATGAATTTTTTGTTTTTGAAACGGCCAACCTGGCGGGTCAGTTCGTCACGGCCTGAGTTAATGGCACCTTTAACTTTGTCGAAAAAGCTCATACCTGTTTCCTTTGTTGCTGTGTTATTTAGAACCGGCGCTCCAGCGAAATCCCCAGCCAAATGCCCGGTCCATTTCGTCCTGGCCTTTGAAGTACTGGTTAATTCGCTCGACTTTAATTGCGCCGTTTTCGTTTACGAGTCTGGCAATGGCGCACAATGTGCGACGGTTTTCACCTTCGGTCAGGCGGGTCTCAATGGGCGGTTGATCCGGCACATGAATGGTGACCACACCATCAGTCTTGTCCCAGCTGGGAACACCTTCATAAATAAAGGCGTAAATCAGCACTTCGCGGATATGCTTCCATTCACGTCCATTGATATGCAGCCACTCGCCGTCTGATACATCACCCGTCCGGTCATCGCCCTTGAGCTGAACATACGGTTCATCGCGATAATCACCGAATGCATTACCGAGCGCCTGAATGACCGATTTATACCCGTCCTGAAGCTCAACAAAGGCCCCCAGATCCAGGTCGATTCCTTTGGAGCCGAACATGCCTGCAAAGCCTGATTTGCCGCTGCCCCGGTGCCAGTTCAGGTTGATCCGGATTTCACCGAAGTTATCCCGTTTGGTCAGGCTGATTGCAGGCTTCTCTTTTGTCAGCGATACCTTGCTCAGGCTGATTTTTGTCTCAACTGGCGGAGGGGTTACAACCGGAGGAGTCGGGGCTGCGGGAGCCGGTTCGTCGGCAATATTTACGCCGAAATGCTCTGCCAGCGGTTTAAGTCCACCGTTGAACCCCTGCGCAACAAAGCGGAATTTCCAGTCATTATTACGACGGTAAAATTCACCCAGAATTAAGGCTGCTTCCTGACGGCCGCTCAATTCGACACTGCCGCTAACCAGGCCGGTAGCCCCTTGCTCCACGTCGATGGAAAGATTACGAAGACCGGACACCGTCTGCCCACCGTCACAGGTCACGGTGAACGCAATTTTTTGGACATCAGGTTTCAGCCGGTTGAGCGCGACAGTAAAGGTTGAGTACTGGCCTTCACTGACCAGGCTGACGGTACCATCATCGTTACGTGGCTGACCATAGAACACCATGTCCGCATCACCCTGCACCTTCCCGTCGGCATACAGGCGAAACGCCGAAGCATCCACCTGGCCGCCCGAGGTGATCCGGACCCGCAACTCCTGGGCTGGAACGGGGGCATTGCCCCCCGGCGTCAGGTTCATTAGCGGATAACCGCTGAAACGATATCGGAGTGCATATCGTCAATTGTGCGGCCGCGACAGGCATGGCCAAGGGCGGTAAAGTCCCAGTTGCCGTTATTACGGCGCAGCGAAGAAATAACGATCCCGGTATGTGAGCCCTGCTCAGTCAGCTTGTAGCGAGCCAGCTCTTTGCCGGTTTGATCGACAACGCGGCAGAACGCGTTTTCGACGTCATTGAACGACTGACCACGGAAGCTGTTTACCGTAAACGCCAGGTATTCAACGTTTGCAGGCAGTCGGGAGAGGTTGACATTAATCACCTCATCGTCACCGTCACCTTCACCGGTCAGGTTATCGCCACTGTGCACAACAGCGCCGCAGGTGGATTCCAGTTTGCGGAACCAGATGGTGTCAATTGTTTTACCGGTGCTGTCCATTAATACGCAGCCAGCATCGAGATCGATTGAGTCGTTGCCTCCAAACAATCCTCCAAGAAGACCTTTTTTCTTAACCGGATCCCAACCGAGACCGAAATGAAGCTGGCTTAATGCAGATGATTCTTTGCTGAGTGATACCGTCTGGTTCTTAACTAATGAAACCATGTTTTATTCCTTAAAATGGTAATGACCGAGACAATCAAAGGGTTGTTTATTAACTGACGAAGAAAATCATATCATGATGAAGTTCTCTGACAAGGGAAATTTTGGTGGTTTTCTGTAAAAACACAAAAAGAAAATCTTTTCAGGGTGTTAATTTTCTATGTTTAATTTAAATATCAATACTTTATCGGGAATCCAAAAATTAACGACTCACTCCATAACCACAGAAGTTATTAATCATATTATGATTGACATGTAGCTTAGGCACTCATAGACTCACTTCTCAATCATAAATTTGCATGGCGTTCCGGATAATTAAAAAAAATGAACAAGAAAATTTGGTTTATGGAAGGTTTATCCTCCCAGCGAGATATTATTCAGGGGGTAAAATCATTTGCACAAAAAAATAATTTTGCCATTACCGTTTTTGCCTCCCACCGTAACGAAAGAAATGAAATCCTTTCCGTTGCCGACTATTCTTTGACTGAACCTGAAGATCCTCAAAAACGTCTTCAGTTTATCCAGGAAACCATTCAGTCCTACGGCATCCACCATATTCATACTGGCCGTAACAGCCAGTGGTTTGAAGAACACCGTTCAGCCATTGAATCGACCGGTGCCACCCTTACTACCGGTGCAACGGGCGTCGACTGGTTAACTCTGGCTGACGAAAAAGTTACTTTTGCTCAGTTTATGGAGCAAAAGGGTCTCCCGGTCGTACCATCCTGGCGGGTGAATACGCTGGCAGAATTAAAAACACACCTCGCGGCCCCGCCGTTCACTGACAGCCCGGTATGCGTGAAGCCGGTGACGGGTATCTATGGCATGGGATTCTGGCGCTTTGATGACAGTGCTTCGCCTATGGCCGTCTTTAATCATCCCGAACATCGTCTGGTCAGTCCGCAACAGTATATTGCAGCAGCATCAGCTGCTGAGTCGTTTAAACCCCTTGTTTTGATGCCGTACCTGCCAGGCCCGGAATTTTCCGTCGATATCCTCGCGGATAAGGGCGAAATACTCGCAGCCGTGGGACGCCGTAAGGAAGGGGTTATCCAGTATCTGGTAAACGAAGGAAGCGCCTGGGAACTGGCGTGTGACTGCGCCAGGGTTATGAAGGCCGACGGGCTGGTGAATGTTCAGACGCGAAACGATGTGAATGGCAACCCGGTGCTGCTTGAAACCAACATGCGTCCGTCAGGGGGGGTGGGTTATACCCTTCACAGCGGGGTGAACCTTCCTGGGTTATTTGCTGCCTTTAAGCTCGGTCTGATGTCTGAAGATATGGTGCGCCAGAGCGCTAAAAACACCTTTTCTCCGGTTGCGGTGAGATCCATTACGGATGTAATTGTATACCCGGAATCACTCTCTAACCTTCTGAATTAAGGCGTATTTATGTCTGATATCCTCGAAGATATGATTTATCGCCGTACCCTCTCATGCGGTACGATTCAGGTAACCCGCGACCAGGGTGAAGTTTCGCTCGATGACCTGTTTGACATCGCTGAAAGACGTAACCCGAAACGCGCCTTTCTGTTTGTCAGCAAAGTACTCGGCAGGCACATTCCCGTGCCACCCTCAGTCATGCGGCAGGCCTACAGACAGCTTGCCAGCCAGTTCCCCTCGACACTGACAGGACCCGTACTGTTTATCGGTATGGCTGAAACCGCCGTTGGGCTTGGGGCCGGTGTATTTGATGAAGTGCGCCACCAGCATCCTGAATCTGTCTATCTGACCTCTACCCGTCACCCGGTTGATGGCACGTTGCTTTGCGAGTTCAAGGAAGAACACAGCCACGCCACCGATCATCTGATCTATCTGCCAGATGATGAAGAGAAAAGACGTCGTGTTACCAACGCACGAACGCTGGTTTTGATTGATGACGAGGCAACCACCGGTAATACCTTTATTAACCTGCTTTCTGCCCTGCGTAATACCGGCAAGCTTCAACATATTGAACAGGTTATAGCCGTTACGCTTACCGACTGGAGTGGCAAAGCCTTGTCCGAGCGCAGCACCTTACCAGTCACTTCGGTTTCTCTTGTAAGCGGTAAGTGGGGATGGACCCCATTACCTGATGCACCTGTCCCGGACATGCCGAAAGTCAACGTAACTTCACGAGGAGAATGGGACATCCAGGGAAAACAGTCCTGGGGCCGACTGGGGATGCTCGCACCTGCGGCCGATCTCGGCCATGAGGTCTCCGTCCACAAGGGGGAACGTATTCTGGTTCTCGGGACCGGGGAATTCGTCTGGGAGCCGTTCCTGCTTGCTGAACGGCTCGAAGCTGCCGGAGCACAGGCATTTTATGGATCGACCACCCGCTCCCCTATCGCCGTTGGTTATGCCATTGAGTCCGCCATTTCCTTTACGGATAACTACGGGCTGGGCATCCCCAATTTTGTCTATAACGTCGCCCACCAGCAGTTTGACCGCATTCTTGTGTGTACTGAGACACCCGCAGAAAGTATTGACACGCAGCTTCTTAAAGCGCTGGCTGAGGTTGCGGCCGTCGTGGAGATTGTTACCTATGAATAAACCCGTTGTTCTGAGCGACCTTGACGACACGCTCTTTCAGACCCGTCGTAAAATGGTGGACGAGCTGGCCCTGGAGCCATTCCGTACCGGTGCCGTTGATCGCACCCTGAATCCACGAAGCTTTATGACGGAAGAACAGTCCATGTTAGTGGACTGGCTTCTGGAGCAGGCTGAACTCATTCCCGTTACCGCACGGGGAACTGAAGAAATCAGCCGCGTACGGATCCCTTTCCACTCCTGGGCAATCACCACGCACGGGGCCGTCATTCTCACGCCTGAAGGCAACCCCGACGAGGAGTGGAAGGCCCATATGCTCGGCCAGCTGGCTCCCTATCAGGAAAAGCTGACATCGATGCAGCGTCTGATCACTGAAATGATGGACGCAAAAGGGATTAATGCCTGGGCAAGACTGAACTTCGAATACGGTGAAACGGCGGTTTATATGGTGATGAAACACCGCGACAGCACCCGCCTTGACGAGCTCAATGCCATTGCAGATGAGATAGAAACGGTGTTTCCGACCGAGGGCTTCTATATCCACCGCAACAGTAATAACGTGGCCTGGCTTCCCACCCCGGTTGAGAAAGGGCTGGCCGTC
This region includes:
- a CDS encoding tellurite resistance TerB family protein, whose translation is MSFFDKVKGAINSGRDELTRQVGRFKNKKFMQGTVAVCARIAVSSDGVSSEEKQKMMGFLRSSEELKVFDTNEVIEFFNKLVSSFDFDVEIGKGETMKYILALKDQPEAAQLALRVGIAVAKSDGNFDQDEKLASREIAIALGFDPAEFGL
- a CDS encoding tellurium resistance-associated protein TerZ; translated protein: MVSLVKNQTVSLSKESSALSQLHFGLGWDPVKKKGLLGGLFGGNDSIDLDAGCVLMDSTGKTIDTIWFRKLESTCGAVVHSGDNLTGEGDGDDEVINVNLSRLPANVEYLAFTVNSFRGQSFNDVENAFCRVVDQTGKELARYKLTEQGSHTGIVISSLRRNNGNWDFTALGHACRGRTIDDMHSDIVSAVIR
- the terC gene encoding tellurium resistance membrane protein TerC produces the protein MVSTHIGFPTETVIVFIALSVGAIFIDLFMHRDDKPISLKSAALWSVFWVVVAMAFAGFLYIHHGAEVASLFVTGYALEKVLSVDNLFVMMAIFSWFAVPDRYRHRVLYWGIIGAIVFRGIFVAIGTSLLSLGPYVEVVFAIIVAWTAVMMLKSGDDDDEIEDYSQHLAYRMVKRFFPIWPKLRGHAFLLNQKEVDAELAKPENSDVTIGRGKKAALYATPLFLCVAVVELSDVMFAFDSVPAIIAVSREPLIVYSAMMFAILGLRTLYFVLEALKQYLVHLEKAVIVLLFFIAAKLGLNATDHIWHHGYSIAATTSLYVVLGVLALGILASVMFPGKPESEEKGS
- a CDS encoding TerD family protein encodes the protein MNLTPGGNAPVPAQELRVRITSGGQVDASAFRLYADGKVQGDADMVFYGQPRNDDGTVSLVSEGQYSTFTVALNRLKPDVQKIAFTVTCDGGQTVSGLRNLSIDVEQGATGLVSGSVELSGRQEAALILGEFYRRNNDWKFRFVAQGFNGGLKPLAEHFGVNIADEPAPAAPTPPVVTPPPVETKISLSKVSLTKEKPAISLTKRDNFGEIRINLNWHRGSGKSGFAGMFGSKGIDLDLGAFVELQDGYKSVIQALGNAFGDYRDEPYVQLKGDDRTGDVSDGEWLHINGREWKHIREVLIYAFIYEGVPSWDKTDGVVTIHVPDQPPIETRLTEGENRRTLCAIARLVNENGAIKVERINQYFKGQDEMDRAFGWGFRWSAGSK
- a CDS encoding ATP-grasp domain-containing protein, giving the protein MNKKIWFMEGLSSQRDIIQGVKSFAQKNNFAITVFASHRNERNEILSVADYSLTEPEDPQKRLQFIQETIQSYGIHHIHTGRNSQWFEEHRSAIESTGATLTTGATGVDWLTLADEKVTFAQFMEQKGLPVVPSWRVNTLAELKTHLAAPPFTDSPVCVKPVTGIYGMGFWRFDDSASPMAVFNHPEHRLVSPQQYIAAASAAESFKPLVLMPYLPGPEFSVDILADKGEILAAVGRRKEGVIQYLVNEGSAWELACDCARVMKADGLVNVQTRNDVNGNPVLLETNMRPSGGVGYTLHSGVNLPGLFAAFKLGLMSEDMVRQSAKNTFSPVAVRSITDVIVYPESLSNLLN
- a CDS encoding phosphoribosyltransferase family protein, which encodes MSDILEDMIYRRTLSCGTIQVTRDQGEVSLDDLFDIAERRNPKRAFLFVSKVLGRHIPVPPSVMRQAYRQLASQFPSTLTGPVLFIGMAETAVGLGAGVFDEVRHQHPESVYLTSTRHPVDGTLLCEFKEEHSHATDHLIYLPDDEEKRRRVTNARTLVLIDDEATTGNTFINLLSALRNTGKLQHIEQVIAVTLTDWSGKALSERSTLPVTSVSLVSGKWGWTPLPDAPVPDMPKVNVTSRGEWDIQGKQSWGRLGMLAPAADLGHEVSVHKGERILVLGTGEFVWEPFLLAERLEAAGAQAFYGSTTRSPIAVGYAIESAISFTDNYGLGIPNFVYNVAHQQFDRILVCTETPAESIDTQLLKALAEVAAVVEIVTYE